The following are from one region of the Microbacterium sp. cx-55 genome:
- a CDS encoding universal stress protein, producing the protein MSGRIVVGYTATDAGADALALGVRMAAASASVLDVVMVLPNEDRSVITPPAASYNRHLRDTAAEWLQRARETVSDAVRHDGHVRHAESFAEGLVAAAGEFDASYIVVGAANGGLRGRHRLGTVASELMHYSDVPVVLAPEGAREVDVAEGVSRVTAAVGTRPGGDVLLAEAVALAAATGATLRLLSLATVDLPAGVDTGVIRLTGETHADAVLAQARAALPADVAADVVTATGDSIEEAVQRIDWLPGEIAMVGSSRLAQPRRLFLGSTAAKMLHVLPVPMVVVPRTRGGEGARS; encoded by the coding sequence GTGAGCGGCCGCATCGTCGTCGGCTACACCGCGACCGACGCCGGCGCCGATGCGCTGGCCCTCGGCGTCCGGATGGCGGCGGCCTCCGCATCCGTCCTCGATGTCGTCATGGTGCTGCCGAACGAGGACCGTTCTGTGATCACCCCACCCGCCGCCAGCTACAACCGGCACCTTCGCGATACCGCGGCGGAGTGGTTGCAGCGGGCGCGCGAGACGGTGTCGGATGCGGTGCGCCACGACGGGCACGTTCGGCACGCCGAGTCGTTCGCCGAGGGACTCGTGGCGGCGGCGGGCGAGTTCGACGCCTCGTACATCGTCGTGGGAGCGGCCAACGGCGGACTCCGCGGCCGCCACCGCTTGGGCACGGTCGCCAGCGAACTCATGCACTACTCCGATGTGCCCGTCGTCCTCGCCCCCGAGGGGGCGCGTGAGGTCGACGTCGCCGAGGGTGTGTCCCGCGTCACGGCCGCGGTCGGCACCCGCCCGGGAGGCGACGTGCTGCTCGCGGAGGCGGTCGCCCTCGCTGCAGCGACCGGCGCAACGCTCCGGCTCCTGTCGCTCGCCACCGTCGATCTGCCCGCGGGCGTCGACACCGGCGTCATCCGTCTGACCGGCGAAACCCACGCCGACGCTGTGCTCGCCCAGGCGCGCGCCGCGCTTCCCGCCGATGTCGCGGCCGATGTCGTCACCGCGACCGGCGACAGCATCGAGGAGGCCGTGCAGCGCATCGACTGGCTGCCCGGCGAGATCGCGATGGTCGGTTCGAGCCGACTCGCCCAGCCCCGACGCCTGTTCCTCGGGTCGACGGCGGCCAAGATGCTGCACGTTCTGCCCGTTCCGATGGTGGTCGTTCCGCGTACGCGCGGCGGAGAAGGAGCCCGATCATGA
- a CDS encoding flavin monoamine oxidase family protein, with protein MSEITRDVVIVGAGAAGLTAANELRKAGLSVAVLEARDRVGGRLWTDVIDGAMLEIGGQWVSPDQHALIDTVADLGLETYSRYRDGESVYIGPNGALTRFTGDIFPVAPETEKIMVDLIDRLDALVAQVDPDRPWETPDAEALDRVSFQSWLEEQTDDAEAVQNIALFIAGAMLTKPAHTFSTLQALLMAASAGSFSHLVDADFILDKRVVGGLQQVPQLLAERLGDDVYLNQPVRTIEWSDEGATVVADGMTVRGRRVILALAPVLYDRISFVPALPRLQHQMHQHLSMGFVIKVHAVYDRPFWREQGLSATAFSPYELVHEAYDNTNHEDERGTLVGFVSDQHADDVFRLSAEERKDRILESLSHYYGPEAKNTVVYYESDWGSEEWTRGAYAASFDLGGLHRYGADLRTPVGPMHFACSDLAGAGYQHVDGAIRMGRLAAENIVGELRA; from the coding sequence ATGAGTGAGATCACAAGAGATGTCGTCATCGTCGGCGCGGGGGCCGCGGGCCTCACCGCCGCCAACGAGTTGCGGAAGGCCGGCCTCTCGGTCGCGGTGCTCGAGGCGCGCGACCGCGTCGGCGGGCGCCTGTGGACCGACGTCATCGACGGTGCAATGCTCGAGATCGGCGGACAGTGGGTCTCACCCGACCAGCACGCGCTGATCGACACCGTCGCCGACCTGGGCCTGGAGACCTACAGCCGGTACCGCGACGGCGAGAGCGTCTACATCGGACCGAACGGCGCCCTGACCCGCTTCACCGGCGATATCTTCCCGGTCGCCCCCGAGACCGAGAAGATCATGGTCGACCTCATCGACCGACTCGATGCGCTGGTCGCCCAGGTCGACCCCGACCGCCCCTGGGAGACGCCCGACGCCGAGGCCCTCGACCGCGTCTCATTCCAGTCCTGGCTCGAAGAGCAGACCGACGACGCCGAAGCCGTGCAGAACATCGCACTGTTCATCGCCGGCGCCATGCTCACGAAGCCCGCGCACACGTTCTCCACGCTGCAGGCGCTCCTCATGGCGGCGAGCGCCGGCAGCTTCTCCCACCTCGTCGACGCGGACTTCATCCTCGACAAGCGCGTGGTCGGCGGCCTGCAGCAGGTGCCGCAGCTGCTCGCCGAGCGGCTGGGTGATGACGTCTACCTGAATCAGCCGGTGCGCACGATCGAGTGGAGCGACGAGGGCGCGACCGTCGTCGCCGACGGCATGACGGTGCGCGGTCGCCGCGTGATCCTCGCCCTCGCACCGGTGCTCTACGACCGGATCTCGTTCGTTCCCGCCCTGCCCCGGCTGCAGCACCAGATGCACCAGCACCTGTCGATGGGCTTCGTCATCAAGGTGCACGCCGTGTACGACCGCCCGTTCTGGCGTGAGCAGGGCCTGTCGGCGACGGCCTTCAGCCCATACGAACTCGTGCACGAGGCCTACGACAACACCAACCACGAGGACGAACGCGGCACGCTGGTCGGCTTCGTCTCGGACCAGCACGCCGACGACGTCTTCCGGCTGAGCGCGGAGGAGCGCAAAGACCGCATCCTCGAATCGCTCTCGCACTACTACGGGCCCGAAGCGAAGAACACGGTCGTCTACTACGAGAGCGACTGGGGGAGCGAGGAATGGACCCGCGGTGCGTACGCGGCGAGCTTCGACCTCGGCGGACTGCACCGCTACGGCGCCGACCTCCGCACGCCCGTCGGACCGATGCACTTCGCGTGCAGCGACCTCGCCGGCGCCGGCTACCAGCACGTCGACGGCGCGATCCGGATGGGGCGCCTGGCCGCCGAGAACATCGTCGGGGAGCTGCGCGCGTGA
- the gabT gene encoding 4-aminobutyrate--2-oxoglutarate transaminase produces the protein MTLIDATAVPLGGPSLVQERRLVTAIPGPRSQELLARKADAVPAGVGHTVPIQAVAAGGGIVVDADGNSLIDLGSGIAVTTVGNAHPKVVAAVQAQAAQFTHTCFMISPYESYVAVAEALNRLTPGDHVKKTALFNSGAEAVENAVKIARKYTGKPAVVAFDHGYHGRTNLTMALTAKAMPYKSGFGPFAGEIYRAPLSYPFRDGLSGPDAARRAITMMEKQVGADNLAAIVIEPIQGEGGFIVPAEGFLEALVEWCRANNVVFIADEVQTGFARTGEMFASDGFGIVPDLVTTAKGIAAGLPLAAVTGRAEIMDASHAGGLGGTYGGNPIACAAALAAIDVFENDGMLERAREVGEILTGRLRELQASDPRIGDVRGKGAMVAAEFIDAETGEPDAALAASVAKASIAQGVIVLTCGTYGNVIRFLPPLSIGDDLLNDGLDVVAAALADN, from the coding sequence ATGACCCTCATCGACGCCACCGCCGTGCCGCTCGGCGGACCCTCGCTCGTTCAGGAGCGCCGTCTCGTCACCGCCATCCCCGGTCCGCGGTCGCAGGAACTCCTCGCTCGCAAGGCGGATGCGGTCCCCGCGGGCGTCGGGCACACCGTTCCGATCCAGGCGGTCGCCGCGGGCGGCGGCATCGTCGTCGACGCCGACGGCAACTCGCTCATCGACCTGGGGTCTGGAATCGCCGTGACGACGGTCGGAAACGCGCATCCGAAGGTCGTCGCCGCCGTGCAGGCGCAGGCCGCGCAGTTCACCCACACGTGCTTCATGATCTCGCCGTACGAGTCGTATGTCGCTGTCGCGGAGGCCCTCAACCGCCTGACCCCCGGCGATCACGTCAAGAAGACCGCGCTGTTCAACTCCGGTGCCGAAGCGGTCGAGAACGCCGTCAAGATCGCCCGCAAGTACACCGGTAAGCCCGCGGTCGTCGCCTTCGACCACGGCTACCACGGTCGCACCAACCTCACGATGGCGCTCACCGCGAAGGCCATGCCGTACAAGAGCGGCTTCGGTCCCTTCGCCGGTGAGATCTACCGCGCCCCGCTGTCGTACCCCTTCCGCGATGGGCTCAGCGGCCCGGATGCGGCACGCCGCGCGATCACGATGATGGAGAAGCAGGTCGGCGCCGACAACCTGGCGGCGATCGTCATCGAGCCGATCCAGGGCGAGGGCGGCTTCATCGTGCCCGCCGAGGGATTCCTCGAGGCGCTCGTCGAGTGGTGCCGGGCGAACAACGTCGTCTTCATCGCCGACGAGGTGCAGACCGGGTTCGCCCGCACGGGCGAGATGTTCGCGAGCGACGGGTTCGGCATCGTGCCGGACCTCGTGACGACCGCGAAGGGCATCGCCGCCGGACTCCCGCTCGCCGCCGTCACGGGGCGCGCCGAGATCATGGACGCGTCCCACGCCGGCGGCCTGGGCGGCACGTACGGCGGTAACCCCATCGCCTGCGCCGCGGCGCTCGCCGCGATCGACGTCTTCGAGAACGACGGGATGCTGGAACGCGCGCGCGAGGTCGGTGAGATCCTCACGGGGCGCCTCCGGGAGCTGCAGGCGAGCGACCCGCGGATCGGCGACGTGCGCGGCAAAGGCGCGATGGTCGCGGCTGAGTTCATCGACGCCGAGACCGGAGAACCGGATGCGGCGCTCGCCGCATCCGTCGCCAAGGCCTCGATCGCGCAGGGCGTCATCGTGCTGACGTGCGGCACGTACGGTAACGTCATCCGTTTCCTGCCGCCGCTGTCGATCGGCGACGACCTCTTGAACGACGGTCTCGATGTCGTCGCCGCGGCCCTGGCCGACAACTGA
- a CDS encoding PucR family transcriptional regulator — MTAPPVEKPTLDTLLARTDLHLRLEYEGADGSLERRIRGVHSSDLPDPTPFLSQDLALLTTGTQFVTVDDPGLYDEYVQRLRTRGVAALGFGTEVVRDGIPAPLADACRAHGLALFEVPYRTPFIAVARANSETIAAEQYARRSWALAAGRALSLAALRADGLSATLDELSRQLDCWVGLFNATGTLAHERPEGGLAASVAAQLRTEVGTVLRRGARAGSALRIDDVPFTLQTLGRGGHLRGAIAIASGDLDQEARGVVTTVVAMAGLALEQQRSLVDAHTALRAGLAASVAVDESTLPRRVARAVWGGFPAAPVVVGLAGPEVLRRDDALAWLETMAAETGGGLFFGGAAGGMLLLVGADRHHLLGEFAERFEISVGASEPTTLDAVSAGIAQARVARERGGSGLSDFAAVRGSILSVIAEERTRVLAAAELAPLVAHDDAEGTRLVATLRAWLDNDASHESAARALGVHRHTVRARLTLVEQVLGRDLASFAARAELWLALQSLG; from the coding sequence ATGACCGCACCGCCGGTGGAGAAGCCGACACTCGACACTCTGCTCGCCCGCACCGATCTGCACCTTCGACTCGAGTACGAGGGGGCGGACGGATCGCTCGAGCGTCGCATCCGCGGCGTGCACAGTTCAGATCTTCCCGACCCGACACCGTTCCTCTCGCAGGATCTCGCCCTGCTGACCACAGGCACGCAGTTCGTCACCGTCGACGACCCGGGTCTCTACGACGAGTACGTCCAACGGCTGCGGACGCGCGGCGTCGCGGCGCTCGGCTTCGGCACCGAGGTCGTGCGGGACGGCATCCCCGCGCCGCTCGCCGACGCGTGCCGTGCGCACGGCCTGGCCCTGTTCGAAGTGCCGTACCGGACGCCGTTCATCGCGGTCGCCCGCGCGAACAGCGAGACGATCGCCGCCGAGCAGTACGCGCGTCGCAGCTGGGCGCTCGCGGCGGGCCGCGCTCTGTCGCTCGCGGCGCTCCGGGCAGACGGACTGTCGGCCACCCTCGACGAGCTCTCCCGCCAGCTGGACTGCTGGGTGGGGCTGTTCAACGCGACGGGAACGCTCGCGCACGAGCGCCCCGAGGGGGGTCTCGCCGCATCCGTCGCCGCGCAGTTGCGCACCGAAGTGGGAACGGTGCTGCGGCGCGGGGCGCGGGCAGGTTCCGCCCTCCGGATCGACGACGTGCCGTTCACGCTGCAGACGCTCGGGCGCGGCGGCCACCTCCGGGGGGCGATCGCCATCGCCTCGGGCGACCTCGACCAGGAGGCCCGCGGCGTCGTCACGACGGTCGTCGCGATGGCCGGACTCGCGCTCGAGCAGCAGCGGAGCCTCGTCGACGCGCACACCGCGCTGCGGGCGGGACTCGCCGCATCCGTCGCCGTCGATGAGTCGACCCTTCCGCGCCGCGTCGCGCGCGCCGTCTGGGGCGGCTTTCCCGCCGCACCGGTCGTCGTCGGGTTGGCCGGACCGGAGGTGCTGCGCCGCGACGACGCGCTCGCGTGGTTGGAAACCATGGCAGCGGAGACCGGCGGCGGGTTGTTCTTCGGCGGAGCGGCCGGTGGGATGCTGCTGCTCGTGGGCGCGGACCGCCACCACCTGCTCGGCGAGTTCGCCGAGCGCTTCGAGATCTCGGTCGGGGCGTCCGAGCCGACGACGCTCGACGCCGTCTCTGCGGGGATCGCTCAAGCCCGGGTGGCACGCGAGCGCGGCGGCAGCGGGCTGAGCGATTTCGCGGCCGTGCGCGGCAGCATCCTGAGCGTGATCGCCGAGGAGCGCACCCGGGTGCTCGCCGCCGCCGAGCTCGCACCGTTAGTGGCCCACGACGACGCGGAGGGCACGCGCCTGGTTGCCACGCTCCGCGCCTGGCTCGACAACGACGCGTCGCACGAGTCCGCCGCCCGGGCACTGGGCGTCCACCGCCACACGGTGCGGGCGCGCCTGACGCTCGTGGAACAGGTGCTCGGCCGTGACCTCGCCTCGTTCGCCGCCCGCGCCGAGCTGTGGTTGGCCCTGCAGTCGTTGGGATGA
- a CDS encoding LysE family translocator, with protein sequence MLPIENLLAFILASVVIIVIPGPSVLFVIGRSIALGRRAGVLSVVGNALGTIPAVLAVAFGVGAIVASSVAAFTVIKIAGAAYLVYLGIHAIRHRNAHVPGAEIAPRSARTLLAQGFIVGLTNPKTIAFFVAVLPQFVSPAAGAVWAQLLLLGITFQLLALACDSVWAVAAGTARTWFARSPRRISTLSGAGGVMMIGLGGTLALTGAKS encoded by the coding sequence ATGCTTCCGATCGAAAACCTCCTGGCGTTCATCCTCGCGTCGGTGGTCATCATCGTGATTCCCGGCCCGAGCGTGCTGTTCGTGATCGGGAGGTCGATCGCTCTCGGCCGCCGCGCCGGCGTGCTCAGCGTCGTCGGCAATGCGCTGGGCACGATCCCCGCGGTGCTCGCGGTCGCCTTCGGTGTCGGCGCGATCGTCGCGTCTTCCGTGGCGGCGTTCACCGTGATCAAGATCGCGGGTGCGGCATACCTCGTCTACCTCGGCATCCACGCCATCCGCCATCGGAACGCGCACGTGCCGGGAGCAGAAATCGCCCCCCGTTCCGCCCGCACACTCCTCGCGCAGGGCTTCATCGTCGGGCTGACCAACCCCAAGACGATCGCCTTCTTCGTCGCCGTGCTGCCGCAGTTCGTCTCCCCCGCGGCGGGTGCCGTGTGGGCGCAGCTTCTGCTGCTGGGCATCACCTTCCAGCTCCTCGCCCTCGCGTGCGACAGCGTGTGGGCCGTCGCCGCCGGCACCGCCCGCACCTGGTTCGCGCGGTCGCCGCGACGCATCTCGACGCTGTCCGGCGCCGGCGGGGTCATGATGATCGGGCTCGGCGGCACCCTCGCCCTGACCGGGGCGAAGAGCTGA
- a CDS encoding helix-turn-helix transcriptional regulator, translated as MTITEDLHGEDAEADALTIGRRIRQLRAQRGMTLDELSAAVDRAPSQLSMIENGKREPKLTLLRSIAKALGSTIDALLEAEPLDERASLEISLERAMRGQTFQALGIAPFRVGKSVPDDALRAMLALQGEIERLRDERAATPEEARRANVDLRHLMRQQNNYFPDLEEQARRILDAVGHPGGPLTQRSASDIAAHLGFTLHYVADLPQTTRSVADLAHGRLYLSSKVTQKGDSRTAVLQALASRILGHREPTSYAEFLRQRVETNYLTGAMLIPEAHVVPFLAEAKADRAISIEDLRDLYSVSYETAAHRFTNLASVHLGIPVHFLKVHESGTITKAYENDDVNFPADRLGAIEGQLCCRRWTSRVVFDVDDRFNPYYQYTDTGNGTYWCTARVENSSEGQHSVSVGVRFDDTKWFLGRDTPNRGVSKHSVEVCCRRAPADLEAAWRENSWPNVRTPRTLLATLPTGAFPGVDTTEVYEFLAAHAPV; from the coding sequence ATGACGATCACAGAAGATCTGCATGGCGAGGATGCCGAAGCCGACGCGCTGACCATCGGACGCCGCATCCGGCAGTTGCGTGCGCAGCGAGGGATGACCCTCGACGAGCTCTCGGCCGCGGTCGACCGTGCCCCGAGCCAGCTGTCGATGATCGAGAACGGCAAGCGGGAGCCCAAGCTCACTCTTCTCCGGTCGATCGCGAAGGCGCTCGGATCGACGATCGATGCGCTGCTCGAGGCCGAACCGTTGGACGAGCGCGCGTCCCTGGAGATCTCGCTGGAGCGGGCGATGCGCGGGCAGACCTTCCAGGCCCTCGGGATCGCGCCGTTCCGGGTCGGCAAGTCGGTGCCGGATGACGCGCTTCGCGCCATGCTGGCGTTGCAGGGCGAGATCGAACGCCTCCGCGACGAACGCGCCGCGACGCCCGAGGAGGCGCGGCGCGCGAACGTCGACCTCCGTCACCTCATGCGGCAGCAGAACAACTACTTCCCCGACCTCGAGGAGCAGGCACGCCGCATCCTGGATGCGGTCGGCCATCCCGGCGGGCCGCTCACGCAGCGCTCCGCGAGCGACATCGCGGCGCATCTCGGGTTCACACTGCACTACGTCGCCGATCTGCCGCAGACCACCCGGAGCGTTGCCGACCTCGCCCACGGCCGGCTCTATCTCTCGAGCAAGGTCACGCAGAAGGGCGACTCGCGCACGGCCGTGCTGCAGGCGCTCGCGAGCCGCATCCTGGGGCATCGGGAGCCGACGAGCTACGCCGAGTTCTTGCGGCAGCGCGTCGAAACGAACTACCTCACCGGCGCGATGCTGATCCCCGAGGCCCATGTTGTGCCGTTCCTCGCCGAAGCGAAAGCCGACCGGGCGATCTCGATCGAGGATCTCCGCGACCTGTATTCGGTGTCGTACGAGACCGCCGCCCACCGCTTCACGAATCTCGCGAGCGTGCACCTCGGCATCCCGGTGCACTTCTTGAAGGTGCACGAGTCGGGCACGATCACGAAGGCTTACGAGAACGACGACGTGAACTTCCCCGCCGACCGGCTGGGAGCGATCGAGGGGCAGTTGTGCTGCCGCCGCTGGACGAGCCGGGTCGTGTTCGACGTCGATGACCGGTTCAATCCGTACTACCAGTACACCGACACCGGCAACGGCACGTACTGGTGCACGGCGCGTGTGGAGAACTCGAGCGAGGGCCAGCATTCGGTGAGCGTCGGCGTGCGCTTCGACGACACCAAGTGGTTCCTCGGTCGAGACACCCCGAACCGCGGCGTCTCGAAGCACTCGGTCGAGGTCTGCTGCCGTCGCGCGCCGGCCGATCTCGAGGCGGCGTGGCGAGAGAACTCGTGGCCGAACGTGCGGACGCCGCGAACGCTGCTGGCGACCTTGCCGACCGGCGCGTTCCCCGGCGTCGATACGACCGAGGTGTACGAGTTCCTCGCCGCGCACGCGCCGGTCTGA
- the aceA gene encoding isocitrate lyase gives MTIHATPGQPPLRAGDQTQTATELQEIWDTDPRWDGVSRTYTADDVVRLRGSVREESTLARRGAENLWNLLHTEDYIRALGAYTGGQAVQQVRAGLKAIYLSGWQVAADGNLAGQTYPDQSLYPANSVPSVVRRINNALIRQDQIEHAEGEITRDWIAPIVADAEAGFGGPLNAYELAHSLIQAGAAGIHWEDQLASEKKCGHLGGKVLVPTQQHIRTLNAARLAADVADVPTVIIARTDALAADLLTSDVDPRDREFTTGERTEEGFYRVRPGLDAVISRGLAFAPYADLLWVETGEPDIELARAFAHAVHAEFPGKMLAYNCSPSFNWKRHLDDAQIATFQAELAELGYAFQFITLAGFHAVNYSMFDLASGYADRAMSAYVELQEAEFAAESRGYTATRHQREAGTGYFDHVSTALNPTSATLALHGSTETAQFH, from the coding sequence ATGACCATCCACGCGACCCCCGGCCAGCCGCCCCTCCGTGCGGGCGACCAGACGCAGACGGCGACGGAGCTTCAGGAGATCTGGGACACCGACCCGCGCTGGGATGGCGTCTCGCGCACCTACACCGCCGACGACGTCGTCCGGTTGCGCGGGTCGGTCCGTGAGGAGAGCACGCTCGCGCGCCGCGGCGCCGAGAACCTCTGGAACCTGCTGCACACCGAGGACTACATCCGGGCGCTCGGCGCCTACACCGGCGGCCAGGCCGTGCAGCAGGTGCGCGCGGGCCTGAAGGCGATCTACCTCTCCGGCTGGCAGGTCGCGGCCGACGGCAACCTCGCCGGGCAGACCTACCCCGACCAGAGCCTCTACCCCGCGAACTCCGTGCCGTCGGTCGTGCGTCGCATCAACAATGCGCTGATCCGTCAGGACCAGATCGAGCACGCCGAAGGAGAGATCACCCGCGACTGGATCGCCCCCATCGTCGCCGACGCCGAGGCCGGATTCGGCGGACCGCTGAACGCCTACGAACTCGCCCACTCGCTCATCCAGGCCGGAGCCGCCGGCATCCACTGGGAAGACCAGCTCGCGAGCGAGAAGAAGTGCGGCCACCTCGGCGGCAAGGTGCTCGTGCCGACGCAGCAGCACATCCGCACGCTCAACGCGGCGCGTCTCGCGGCGGATGTCGCCGACGTCCCCACCGTCATCATCGCGCGCACCGATGCGCTCGCGGCCGACCTGCTCACGAGCGACGTCGACCCGCGCGACCGCGAGTTCACGACCGGCGAGCGCACCGAGGAAGGGTTCTACCGGGTGCGCCCAGGACTGGATGCGGTCATCAGCCGCGGCCTCGCGTTCGCGCCCTACGCCGACCTGCTCTGGGTCGAAACCGGCGAACCCGACATAGAGCTCGCCCGCGCATTCGCCCACGCGGTGCACGCCGAGTTCCCCGGCAAGATGCTCGCGTACAACTGCTCGCCGAGCTTCAACTGGAAGCGTCACCTCGACGATGCGCAGATCGCGACGTTCCAGGCGGAGCTCGCGGAACTCGGCTACGCGTTCCAATTCATCACGCTCGCCGGATTCCACGCCGTGAACTACTCCATGTTCGATCTCGCCTCCGGTTACGCCGACCGCGCCATGAGCGCCTACGTCGAACTGCAAGAGGCCGAGTTCGCGGCCGAGTCCCGCGGCTACACCGCGACTCGGCACCAGCGCGAAGCCGGGACGGGCTACTTCGACCACGTCTCGACCGCGCTCAACCCCACCAGCGCCACCCTCGCGCTGCACGGCTCGACCGAGACCGCCCAGTTCCACTGA
- the aceB gene encoding malate synthase A — MTLTDTGSPPRTSAPTPASRPTIEILGRPGDRYDEILTPDALVFLAELHHRFSGRRHDRLAERMRRRYEIGNGHDPSFRADTACIRNDTTWRVAGAGPGLEDRRVEITGPTDPKMTINALNSGAKVWLADQEDATSPTWKNVIEGQLSLRDAIRGELSFTNADGKRYEVTAPETPTIVMRPRGWHLVESHLRFTDRRGRAMAASGSLVDFGLYFWHNAARLIASGRGPYFYLAKIESSEEAALWDDVFTFSEQQLGIPHGTIRATVLIETLPAAFEMDEILYELRDHCAGLNAGRWDYIFSMIKNYRGRGARFVLPDRSQVTMTVPFMRAYTDLLVQTCHKRGAFAIGGMSAFIPNRRDPEVTRQAFEKVAADKKREAGDGFDGTWVAHPDLIPVARAEFDAVLGERPNQLDRQRDDVQVNPADLLDVHIGLPITEAGVHGNVSVAVRYIEAWLRGLGAVAIDNLMEDAATAEISRSQVWQWIHQDRATENGTRITREYIEGLITQVLGEVPRHDGDRFEDAADVFREVALGAEFPTFLTLVAYSRYLVEV; from the coding sequence ATGACCCTCACGGACACGGGCTCACCGCCCCGCACCTCTGCACCGACACCCGCCTCCCGGCCCACGATCGAGATCCTGGGCCGACCCGGCGACCGCTACGACGAGATCCTGACGCCCGACGCTCTGGTGTTCCTCGCCGAGCTGCACCACCGTTTCTCCGGACGACGCCACGACCGGCTCGCCGAGCGGATGCGGCGCCGCTACGAGATCGGCAACGGACACGATCCGTCATTCCGCGCCGACACCGCCTGCATCCGGAACGACACGACCTGGCGGGTCGCGGGCGCCGGTCCCGGTCTCGAGGACCGTCGCGTCGAGATCACGGGGCCGACCGACCCGAAGATGACGATCAACGCACTGAACTCGGGCGCCAAGGTCTGGCTCGCCGACCAGGAGGATGCCACGAGCCCCACCTGGAAGAACGTCATCGAGGGCCAGCTATCACTCCGCGACGCGATCCGCGGCGAGCTGTCGTTCACGAACGCCGACGGCAAGCGATACGAGGTCACCGCTCCCGAGACGCCGACCATCGTGATGCGTCCGCGCGGGTGGCACCTGGTCGAGAGCCACCTCCGGTTCACGGATCGCCGCGGCCGCGCGATGGCCGCATCCGGTTCGCTCGTCGACTTCGGCCTGTACTTCTGGCACAACGCCGCACGACTCATCGCGAGCGGCCGGGGTCCGTACTTCTACCTCGCCAAGATCGAATCGAGCGAAGAGGCGGCACTCTGGGACGACGTCTTCACGTTCAGCGAGCAGCAGCTCGGCATCCCGCACGGCACGATCCGCGCGACCGTTCTGATCGAGACGCTGCCGGCGGCGTTCGAGATGGACGAGATCCTGTACGAGCTGCGCGATCACTGCGCCGGGCTCAACGCCGGACGCTGGGACTACATCTTCTCGATGATCAAGAACTACCGCGGCCGGGGCGCACGGTTCGTGCTGCCCGACCGCAGCCAGGTCACCATGACGGTGCCGTTCATGCGGGCGTACACCGACCTGCTCGTGCAGACGTGCCACAAGCGCGGCGCGTTCGCGATCGGCGGCATGAGCGCCTTCATCCCGAACCGCCGTGATCCCGAGGTCACGCGGCAGGCGTTCGAGAAGGTGGCGGCCGACAAGAAGCGCGAGGCCGGCGACGGGTTCGACGGCACCTGGGTTGCTCACCCCGACCTCATCCCGGTCGCGCGTGCCGAGTTCGACGCCGTGCTCGGCGAGCGTCCGAACCAGCTCGACCGGCAGCGCGACGACGTGCAGGTGAACCCGGCCGACCTGCTGGACGTGCACATCGGCCTGCCGATCACCGAGGCGGGAGTGCACGGAAACGTGTCAGTCGCGGTGCGCTACATCGAGGCGTGGCTGCGCGGCCTCGGCGCCGTCGCGATCGACAACCTGATGGAGGATGCGGCGACCGCCGAGATCAGCCGCTCGCAGGTGTGGCAGTGGATCCACCAGGACCGCGCCACCGAGAACGGTACGCGCATCACCCGCGAGTACATCGAGGGACTCATCACGCAGGTGCTCGGCGAGGTCCCCCGCCACGACGGCGATCGGTTCGAGGATGCCGCCGACGTGTTCCGCGAGGTCGCGCTGGGCGCCGAGTTCCCCACCTTCCTGACGCTGGTGGCCTACTCCCGCTACCTCGTGGAGGTGTGA